A stretch of Desulfobacter hydrogenophilus DNA encodes these proteins:
- a CDS encoding iron transporter yields the protein MPHPVPRNSESRMLEQVLASVKTGLNKGWSGLIWLVKILVPVSFATALIVHYQLLHHLDFLLQPMMTMIHLPASAAVVLVLGIFTGIYGTVAALSVIPFSMAHMTLIAVFTLISHNLIQESLVQANSGLRFSTAVVFRLVMSFIVTMICGWIMGVDAGNAGPTGVSVVQAAPGPLSVMLIDWTAGTAWLCLKILCIIMPLMVVMELARTFHIIEAVTRMTAPVLRLLGLDKSCALLWMTAAVFGLAYGAAVIVEETKNNAHDPKALTRLHLSIGVNHAMIEDPALFLSLGLPALWLWIPRLVAAMAAAWLHMGFSSARRFYAARPGHKKFCDY from the coding sequence ATGCCTCATCCGGTTCCCCGAAATTCTGAATCCCGCATGCTCGAGCAAGTGCTGGCCTCAGTTAAAACCGGTTTAAATAAAGGGTGGTCCGGTCTGATCTGGCTGGTTAAGATTCTTGTGCCTGTCTCCTTTGCGACAGCTTTAATTGTGCATTATCAGCTTTTGCACCACCTTGATTTTCTTTTACAACCCATGATGACCATGATCCATCTGCCGGCCTCTGCGGCCGTTGTGCTGGTTCTCGGTATTTTTACAGGGATTTACGGCACTGTGGCTGCCCTGTCTGTGATACCCTTTTCCATGGCGCACATGACCCTGATTGCCGTGTTTACCTTGATTTCCCACAACCTGATTCAGGAAAGTCTGGTCCAGGCCAACTCAGGGTTGCGGTTTTCAACGGCAGTTGTTTTCCGTCTGGTCATGTCCTTTATTGTCACCATGATCTGCGGGTGGATTATGGGGGTGGACGCCGGCAATGCCGGGCCGACTGGTGTGTCGGTTGTGCAGGCGGCGCCAGGTCCGCTCTCCGTTATGCTGATTGACTGGACCGCAGGCACGGCCTGGCTATGCTTAAAGATTTTGTGTATTATTATGCCGTTGATGGTGGTCATGGAACTGGCAAGAACCTTTCATATTATTGAAGCTGTGACACGGATGACAGCCCCTGTGTTAAGACTTCTGGGGTTGGACAAATCCTGTGCATTGCTCTGGATGACCGCAGCGGTCTTTGGCCTGGCTTATGGAGCTGCCGTCATCGTTGAAGAGACAAAAAATAATGCCCATGACCCGAAAGCCCTAACCCGGCTTCACCTGTCCATCGGAGTCAATCATGCCATGATTGAGGATCCAGCCTTATTTCTTTCTTTGGGGCTGCCAGCTCTCTGGCTGTGGATCCCCAGGCTTGTGGCTGCCATGGCCGCGGCCTGGCTTCACATGGGTTTTTCTTCGGCAAGGAGATTTTATGCTGCACGCCCTGGCCATAAAAAATTTTGCGATTATTGA
- a CDS encoding beta-eliminating lyase-related protein: MNLIDLRSDTVTRPTDKMRQAMMDASVGDDVSKEDPTVNLLEEKLATIADKEAAKWRKMLGDPHGNPGYPH, from the coding sequence ATGAACTTGATTGATTTAAGAAGTGATACGGTAACCCGCCCCACAGATAAAATGCGACAGGCCATGATGGATGCCTCTGTGGGTGATGATGTATCCAAGGAGGACCCGACAGTTAATCTGCTTGAAGAAAAGCTTGCTACCATCGCAGACAAGGAAGCAGCAAAATGGCGGAAAATGCTTGGCGACCCACATGGAAATCCAGGCTATCCTCATTGA
- a CDS encoding EAL and HDOD domain-containing protein, whose protein sequence is MDIFVARQPVFTSDKKLFGYELLFRLSLDNVFPDIDGSVATSSVLSNTFFSFGLNDILSGKPGLINFTQDLLLKQTPLLFPKDHIIIEVLEDIEPEPEIIDALKSFKSQGFRIALDDFVYDQKFSEMIQLCDMIKFDIMATPLDTLGPIFNSIGNELKHITLLCEKVETHEEFEQAKAMGFHLFQGYFFSKPEVISNKGLSANQVTNLKLLNEVSKQEPAVDVIEAMIKNDVAISFKLLTFINSAYFKRPTAVDTIKDAITFLGLQELKKFINVVVVSGINPDKPNELIRFSVIKARMCEQCAHVIKTRFTPEELFTVGLFSTMDAILDMPMADILEKIALSEKIKDALLGKDRMFRQLNDLITSFEQGQWDHTRFQADKDSKLIQKLPAFYMDALKMADSFLDSD, encoded by the coding sequence ATGGATATTTTTGTAGCACGCCAGCCTGTATTCACTTCAGATAAAAAACTTTTTGGTTATGAACTTCTATTCAGACTCAGCCTGGACAATGTGTTCCCAGATATCGACGGATCTGTAGCCACATCCAGTGTACTGTCCAATACGTTTTTTTCCTTTGGACTCAATGACATCCTTTCCGGCAAACCCGGACTGATCAATTTTACCCAGGATCTTCTGCTCAAACAGACACCGCTTCTTTTCCCGAAAGACCATATTATCATTGAGGTTTTAGAAGATATTGAGCCTGAACCTGAAATCATTGACGCATTAAAGTCTTTTAAATCCCAAGGATTCAGGATCGCCCTGGATGATTTTGTTTATGATCAAAAATTTAGTGAAATGATTCAGCTGTGCGACATGATAAAATTTGACATCATGGCCACACCTCTGGACACCCTGGGCCCGATTTTTAACTCCATAGGAAATGAACTCAAGCATATTACACTGTTGTGTGAAAAGGTGGAAACCCACGAAGAGTTTGAACAGGCCAAAGCCATGGGGTTCCATCTGTTCCAGGGATATTTCTTTTCAAAACCCGAAGTCATATCCAATAAAGGCCTATCAGCCAACCAGGTCACCAACCTGAAACTGTTAAATGAGGTTTCAAAGCAGGAGCCGGCTGTAGACGTTATAGAGGCCATGATAAAAAATGATGTGGCCATCTCTTTCAAGCTTTTGACCTTTATCAATTCAGCCTATTTTAAGCGCCCCACGGCCGTAGATACGATCAAGGATGCTATCACATTTTTGGGCCTGCAGGAGTTAAAAAAATTTATCAATGTAGTGGTAGTCTCGGGTATAAACCCGGACAAACCCAACGAGCTTATCCGGTTTTCGGTGATCAAGGCCCGGATGTGCGAACAATGCGCTCATGTGATTAAAACCCGGTTTACGCCGGAAGAATTGTTCACTGTGGGCCTGTTTTCAACCATGGATGCCATTTTGGATATGCCCATGGCAGACATTCTTGAAAAAATTGCCCTATCTGAAAAAATCAAGGATGCGCTTTTAGGCAAAGACCGCATGTTCAGACAGCTCAATGACCTGATCACAAGCTTCGAACAGGGACAGTGGGACCATACCAGATTTCAGGCAGACAAAGATTCTAAACTGATTCAAAAACTGCCCGCCTTTTACATGGACGCCTTAAAAATGGCGGATTCTTTTCTTGACTCTGACTAA
- a CDS encoding glycerophosphodiester phosphodiesterase: MPRFVEIIAHRGARSLAPENTLAAARLAHRLGAHRWETDAVLTRDGELVLFHDETLTRCTNAVQAFGYDPQAPEKTFWPGPSTIDRLDRHTLVDLKLLDAGSWFERDDAYSTVFGIDAQTLEGFKGECIPSLYDGLVLTKDLNWCINVELKDHGNEPELNFHPARLLTELARSGISPDQVTLSSFNYDWLRFLRQHAPEYELQALVGARDDESLNFNDPLFISAEFEVLNINALLVTPSDIRQLKSAGKRINLFTVNELHDYMRFVEAGVDGLFTDFPQRFI; this comes from the coding sequence ATGCCCAGGTTTGTTGAAATCATCGCTCACCGCGGGGCCAGAAGTCTGGCCCCGGAAAATACCTTGGCGGCTGCCCGTCTGGCACACAGACTGGGTGCTCATCGGTGGGAAACTGATGCCGTCCTGACCCGGGACGGGGAATTGGTGCTCTTTCACGATGAAACCCTGACCCGGTGCACCAATGCTGTCCAGGCGTTTGGATATGACCCCCAAGCACCTGAAAAAACATTCTGGCCCGGACCGAGCACCATAGACCGGCTGGACAGGCATACTCTTGTTGACTTGAAATTATTAGATGCAGGCAGCTGGTTTGAGCGGGATGACGCTTATTCAACTGTTTTTGGCATTGACGCACAGACCCTGGAAGGTTTTAAAGGGGAATGCATTCCTTCTTTGTACGACGGCCTTGTGTTAACCAAAGATCTTAACTGGTGTATCAATGTTGAGCTTAAAGACCATGGCAATGAACCGGAACTTAACTTTCATCCGGCCCGGTTACTGACTGAACTGGCACGGTCCGGTATCTCCCCTGATCAGGTGACCCTTTCCTCATTCAATTATGATTGGCTTAGATTTTTGCGGCAGCATGCCCCTGAATATGAGCTTCAGGCCCTGGTGGGGGCTCGGGATGACGAATCCTTAAATTTTAATGATCCTTTATTTATCAGTGCTGAATTTGAAGTGCTCAATATAAATGCTTTGCTGGTTACGCCTTCAGACATCAGACAGCTGAAAAGTGCAGGCAAGCGTATTAATCTGTTCACGGTAAATGAGCTCCACGATTACATGCGTTTTGTCGAGGCCGGTGTTGATGGCCTGTTTACGGATTTCCCCCAGCGTTTTATTTGA
- the purN gene encoding phosphoribosylglycinamide formyltransferase, producing the protein MVEKLKVGTLISGGGTNLQAIIDACNQGRIDAEIVFTGSDVGGVKGLDRAKKAGIQTFVVDYARIIADCRNVRDVDSLLPKDFDPEEILKKQRLVDVEKDYEKALFFIKSRVIAERQLLDNIESYDMDLLVLAGFMRVFTPYFIDRINTNASGHRIMNIHPALLPAFPGTDGYGDTFRYGCKIGGCTVHYVDYGEDTGPIIGQKAFEIVDGDTLEDVKVKGLKKEWELYPACIQKFAQSR; encoded by the coding sequence ATGGTTGAAAAATTAAAAGTCGGCACATTGATATCCGGCGGTGGCACTAACTTGCAGGCCATTATTGATGCCTGCAACCAGGGGCGCATTGATGCTGAGATTGTTTTTACCGGATCAGACGTTGGTGGGGTGAAAGGTTTGGATCGGGCAAAAAAAGCAGGTATTCAAACGTTTGTGGTGGATTATGCCCGGATCATTGCCGATTGTCGCAACGTCCGGGATGTTGACAGCCTGCTTCCCAAAGATTTTGACCCCGAAGAAATTTTAAAAAAGCAGCGGTTGGTGGATGTTGAAAAGGATTATGAAAAAGCCCTGTTTTTCATAAAATCCAGGGTGATTGCCGAACGGCAGCTATTAGATAATATTGAATCCTATGATATGGATTTGCTGGTTCTGGCCGGGTTCATGCGTGTGTTTACCCCTTATTTCATTGACCGGATTAATACCAACGCCTCGGGTCATCGGATTATGAACATCCATCCAGCGTTGCTGCCTGCGTTCCCCGGAACCGACGGATACGGGGACACCTTCCGGTATGGGTGCAAAATTGGTGGATGCACGGTTCACTATGTTGATTACGGGGAAGACACAGGACCCATCATCGGCCAGAAGGCATTTGAAATAGTCGATGGTGATACCCTGGAAGATGTCAAGGTAAAAGGATTAAAGAAGGAGTGGGAACTGTACCCGGCCTGCATCCAGAAATTTGCCCAATCCCGCTGA
- the polA gene encoding DNA polymerase I codes for MAVPSTIYLIDGSAFVYRAFHAIRSLATSKGHPTNATFGFTRILLKLLKDKQPRYAGVFFDVKGPTFRHKIFDEYKANRPPMPEELAIQIPDIKAVTKALNIPIIEKTGYEADDLVGTYARIAQKQGFKVVMVTGDKDFIQLITDDCSLWDPMKDTVTDRSGVKEQMGIEPEQFIDVLGLAGDTSDNIPGVKGVGVKTAVKLIVEYGSISSIYKNLGQLKKKKKLHENLTASKKIVDLSRELATIDRHVDVGQSLNDFQLQEFDTRKAFELFQSFEFKALASEFSEKADKSTKTYKMVHTVDDMEHLVAALEKKGIFAIDTETTGIEPMRADLVGLSFSYEDNTGFYIPVGHTNTGGIQMPEKEEILRIFKPLLENSDIAKVGQNIKYDFIILARYGIEIKGIVFDTMIASHLLNPGTRGHGLDRIAMNLFGHKMISYEEVTGKGKDQIGFQEVPLDLAADYAAEDADLTFMAYGLLKKQIEDKGLTPLMETIEVPLICVLAKMEMAGIRVDTDVLGQMSLEFAEELKTLEQKIYELAGEEFNINSPQQLGVILFEKLGLKTVKKTRKKTGYSTDVDVLTQLANTHEMPEKLLRYRTLGKLKSTYVDALSSLVHPDTGRIHTSFNQTITVTGRLSSSNPNLQNIPIRKPEGKKIRQAFIPADGCTLISADYSQIELRLLAHCAKDPILIESFQNDEDIHTRTALEVFQVLPGLVTDEMRSQAKSINFGIIYGMSAFRLSNELGISRKMASIYIDNYFKRYAGVKAFIDKTIEQTRETCEVSTLFGRKRRLDDIRSSNANLRNFAQRAAVNTPIQGSAADLIKLAMIKMQTALATEKMESKMLLSVHDEIIFESPEQEKDKLMAMAKQVMENVTPLKVPLKVNFGAGANWAEAEH; via the coding sequence ATGGCTGTACCAAGCACTATTTACCTGATCGACGGCAGCGCATTTGTATACCGGGCCTTTCATGCCATCCGCAGCCTGGCCACGTCAAAGGGGCATCCCACCAATGCTACATTCGGATTCACCCGAATCCTGCTGAAACTGCTTAAGGACAAACAACCCCGATACGCGGGCGTCTTCTTTGATGTCAAAGGCCCGACCTTTCGCCATAAAATATTTGATGAATATAAAGCCAACCGCCCGCCCATGCCCGAAGAACTAGCCATTCAAATCCCGGACATTAAAGCGGTTACCAAGGCGTTGAACATCCCTATTATCGAGAAAACCGGATATGAAGCGGATGATCTTGTGGGTACCTATGCCCGCATTGCCCAAAAGCAAGGATTCAAGGTGGTCATGGTCACAGGGGACAAGGACTTTATCCAGTTGATCACCGATGACTGTTCCCTGTGGGATCCCATGAAGGACACCGTCACTGACCGGTCCGGTGTAAAAGAGCAAATGGGTATCGAACCCGAGCAGTTCATTGACGTGTTAGGCCTTGCCGGAGACACTTCAGACAACATCCCCGGTGTAAAAGGCGTGGGCGTCAAAACCGCCGTTAAACTGATTGTCGAATACGGATCCATCAGCAGTATTTATAAGAATCTGGGCCAGCTGAAAAAAAAGAAAAAACTGCATGAAAACCTGACGGCTTCCAAAAAGATAGTCGATTTAAGCCGGGAACTTGCCACCATTGACCGGCATGTGGATGTCGGGCAGTCCTTGAACGATTTTCAACTGCAGGAATTTGACACCCGCAAAGCCTTTGAACTGTTCCAGTCATTTGAATTTAAAGCCCTTGCCTCAGAATTTTCTGAAAAAGCAGATAAATCCACAAAAACATATAAAATGGTCCACACCGTTGACGACATGGAACATCTGGTGGCAGCGCTTGAAAAAAAAGGGATTTTTGCCATTGACACAGAGACCACCGGCATTGAGCCCATGCGGGCGGATCTTGTGGGCCTGTCCTTTTCATATGAAGACAATACTGGGTTTTACATCCCGGTGGGACACACCAATACAGGCGGAATACAAATGCCGGAAAAAGAAGAGATCCTTCGTATTTTCAAGCCGTTGCTTGAAAATTCCGACATCGCCAAGGTGGGTCAGAACATCAAATATGACTTCATTATTCTGGCCCGATACGGCATTGAGATCAAAGGCATTGTGTTTGACACCATGATTGCCTCCCACCTGCTCAATCCCGGCACCCGGGGACATGGTCTGGACCGTATTGCCATGAATCTTTTCGGACACAAAATGATTTCCTACGAAGAAGTGACCGGCAAGGGAAAAGACCAGATCGGATTCCAGGAAGTCCCCCTTGACCTTGCCGCAGACTATGCGGCAGAGGACGCAGATCTGACCTTTATGGCATATGGGCTATTGAAAAAACAGATTGAGGACAAAGGGCTCACCCCTTTGATGGAAACCATTGAAGTGCCGTTAATCTGCGTTCTGGCAAAAATGGAGATGGCAGGAATTCGTGTGGATACGGATGTGCTTGGGCAAATGTCCCTGGAGTTTGCCGAAGAACTGAAAACCCTTGAACAAAAAATTTACGAACTTGCCGGAGAAGAGTTCAACATCAATTCACCCCAGCAACTCGGGGTGATTCTGTTTGAAAAGTTAGGACTTAAAACCGTTAAAAAAACCCGGAAAAAAACCGGGTATTCCACGGATGTCGACGTGCTCACCCAACTTGCCAACACCCATGAAATGCCTGAAAAACTGTTACGGTACAGGACCCTTGGCAAACTGAAATCCACCTATGTGGACGCCCTGTCTTCACTGGTTCACCCGGATACCGGACGCATCCATACCTCCTTTAACCAGACCATAACCGTTACCGGCCGCCTGTCATCGTCCAACCCAAATCTGCAGAACATTCCCATTCGCAAACCCGAAGGGAAAAAAATCAGGCAGGCCTTTATCCCTGCGGACGGCTGCACCCTGATTTCCGCCGATTATTCCCAAATTGAACTGCGGCTTTTAGCCCATTGCGCTAAGGACCCCATTCTCATTGAATCTTTCCAAAACGACGAGGATATTCATACCCGTACGGCGTTGGAAGTTTTCCAGGTGCTGCCCGGTCTTGTCACCGATGAAATGCGCAGCCAGGCCAAATCCATCAACTTCGGCATCATCTATGGCATGAGCGCATTCCGCCTGTCAAATGAGTTGGGCATCAGCCGAAAAATGGCAAGCATCTATATTGACAATTATTTCAAGCGTTATGCAGGGGTCAAAGCATTCATCGACAAGACCATCGAACAGACCCGGGAAACCTGTGAGGTATCCACTTTATTCGGCAGAAAACGCAGGCTGGATGATATCCGTTCATCCAACGCCAATTTGCGAAACTTTGCCCAGAGGGCTGCGGTGAACACGCCTATTCAGGGCAGTGCGGCGGATTTGATCAAGCTTGCCATGATCAAAATGCAGACCGCCCTTGCAACGGAAAAAATGGAATCAAAGATGCTTTTATCCGTACACGATGAAATTATCTTTGAATCCCCGGAACAGGAAAAAGATAAACTCATGGCCATGGCAAAGCAGGTTATGGAAAACGTTACGCCCCTGAAAGTACCCTTAAAAGTGAACTTTGGTGCCGGAGCGAACTGGGCCGAGGCTGAACATTAA
- a CDS encoding TraB/GumN family protein — protein sequence MSENPIDHNDIHILERDGKQIILIGTAHVSRHSAQLVSDTIASEQPDTVCVELCSNRLSAIRDKDRWQNMDIVKIIKEKKALMLFMNLLLAAFQKKIADKFGIKPGQEMINAITAAEKTGAAIIPADREIQTTLSRIWRGMGFWEKTKLIFSMVLSFGQSNEIEETDIEKMKHQDILQSLLSEIKEDHPIIGEVLINERDQFLAQSIRSAPGDKIVAVVGAAHVPGILEYIEQNTPIDIAALNTLPPPGKVGKVLKWLIPGLIVMLFIAGFLMGGKGAGTDMIWIWVLANGIFAGIGALIALAHPYTIFSSVIAAPLTSLNPMIAAGWVAGLVEAFARKPKVRDLEAIPEDITSVKGFWRNNVTRILLVVVFTNLGSSIGTMTALPFMIKLLS from the coding sequence ATGAGTGAAAACCCCATTGACCATAACGACATCCATATTCTTGAGCGGGACGGCAAACAAATCATTCTCATCGGAACAGCCCATGTGTCCCGGCACAGTGCCCAGCTAGTTTCAGACACCATAGCATCCGAACAGCCTGATACCGTATGTGTGGAACTTTGCAGCAACCGTCTTTCGGCCATCCGGGATAAAGACAGATGGCAAAACATGGATATTGTAAAAATCATCAAGGAAAAAAAAGCCCTGATGCTGTTTATGAATCTTTTGCTGGCCGCTTTCCAAAAAAAAATAGCCGATAAATTTGGCATAAAACCGGGTCAGGAGATGATCAATGCCATTACTGCCGCAGAAAAAACAGGTGCCGCCATTATTCCTGCCGACAGAGAAATTCAGACCACCCTTTCCCGGATATGGCGGGGTATGGGATTCTGGGAAAAAACCAAACTGATATTCTCCATGGTGCTTTCATTTGGCCAGTCCAATGAGATTGAAGAGACAGACATTGAAAAAATGAAGCACCAGGACATCCTGCAGTCCCTGCTTTCGGAAATCAAAGAGGATCACCCTATTATTGGAGAAGTGCTGATCAACGAACGGGACCAGTTCCTGGCCCAAAGCATTCGAAGTGCGCCGGGAGACAAAATCGTGGCGGTGGTGGGTGCGGCCCATGTACCAGGAATTTTAGAATATATTGAACAAAACACTCCCATAGACATTGCCGCACTCAACACACTCCCCCCTCCCGGCAAAGTGGGAAAGGTATTAAAATGGCTTATCCCGGGCCTTATCGTCATGCTTTTCATCGCCGGATTTCTCATGGGGGGCAAAGGCGCCGGGACTGACATGATCTGGATCTGGGTACTGGCCAATGGCATTTTTGCCGGCATCGGCGCACTCATCGCCCTGGCCCATCCCTACACCATTTTTTCATCCGTGATAGCCGCACCGCTGACCTCTCTGAACCCCATGATTGCAGCAGGCTGGGTGGCAGGTCTTGTGGAGGCGTTTGCACGCAAACCCAAAGTGCGTGACCTTGAGGCGATCCCCGAGGATATCACGTCTGTAAAAGGATTCTGGCGGAATAATGTCACAAGGATTCTGTTGGTGGTGGTGTTCACCAATCTTGGTTCCTCCATCGGCACCATGACAGCCCTGCCGTTCATGATCAAGCTGCTATCCTGA
- a CDS encoding FmdB family zinc ribbon protein, translating to MPIYEFKCSKCEEFFEVIVMGAQDDKEVVCPKCNSKEFQRVVSATNYAMGSSGNAAAQGVHTQERTCSSGTCKTYTVPGG from the coding sequence ATGCCGATATATGAATTTAAATGCAGCAAATGCGAAGAATTTTTTGAAGTGATTGTTATGGGGGCACAAGATGACAAGGAGGTGGTCTGCCCCAAATGTAACTCCAAGGAGTTCCAGCGGGTGGTTTCGGCTACCAACTATGCCATGGGTTCGTCAGGAAATGCTGCGGCCCAAGGCGTCCATACCCAGGAACGGACTTGTTCAAGCGGAACGTGTAAGACTTATACGGTTCCTGGGGGGTGA
- a CDS encoding conjugal transfer protein TraB, whose amino-acid sequence MKSVDEHILRATKEIIVKFIEMGRLSPSNVHESFKDVYKTVNDTVRKNLDSPQDASSGSPKF is encoded by the coding sequence ATGAAATCCGTTGACGAACACATACTCAGAGCCACCAAGGAAATTATAGTCAAGTTCATTGAGATGGGTCGATTGTCGCCTTCCAACGTCCATGAATCTTTTAAGGATGTTTACAAGACCGTCAATGACACCGTGAGGAAGAATCTGGATTCGCCCCAAGATGCCTCATCCGGTTCCCCGAAATTCTGA
- the recN gene encoding DNA repair protein RecN, translating into MLHALAIKNFAIIEDLRIEFGPGLSVLTGETGAGKSIIIQAVNLLLGSRASADLVRTGKDHAELEAVFDIAPDSHAARLMADQDMDIDDGLIIRRVVSAEGKSKIYINARQTTLDFLKQVTENIAGVSSQHAHQGLLKEDQHLDILDEFAQTLDLRRDVAGLYRQIVPLKKEIANLKAGKEKAEKELELLQFQVDEIETASIQPGEDDELIQKRGQLQNAAQIFESVNSAVHNLYDREGSVLDQISGMSARFGRFCDTDENLGALARRLDEISYELQDLVSELRSFAAGIDLDPQSLDQVDRRLDQIVKLKRKYGGSIDTIFEQYRNMSEHLADIQGLEGRIEQLEQEQKGLVDRIRQKSKALSMRRQNEGLALAGLAKAELGALDMGRASFEVDFSTDPGVDPDELVTADNEKIFATGMDRVRFLLTPNPGEAPKPLAKIASGGELSRIVLALKAVLCRGQSFETLIFDEVDAGIGGATSDKVGLKLKELGRVQQVICITHLAQIARYGNHQFRITKQVSGGRTATRITSLTCQEDRVKELARMIGGSRITDATLAHARELLDTAGES; encoded by the coding sequence ATGCTGCACGCCCTGGCCATAAAAAATTTTGCGATTATTGAGGATTTGCGTATTGAATTCGGTCCCGGCCTTTCCGTACTGACAGGGGAAACCGGGGCAGGAAAATCAATTATCATCCAGGCCGTAAACCTGCTTTTGGGATCTCGGGCTTCGGCGGATCTGGTGCGCACCGGAAAGGATCATGCCGAACTGGAAGCAGTGTTTGACATTGCCCCTGATTCCCATGCTGCCCGGCTCATGGCAGACCAGGATATGGATATTGACGACGGCCTGATCATCAGGCGGGTGGTGTCTGCTGAAGGAAAAAGTAAAATTTATATCAACGCCCGCCAGACCACCCTGGATTTTTTAAAACAGGTGACGGAGAATATCGCCGGTGTATCCAGTCAGCATGCCCATCAGGGGCTGCTTAAAGAAGATCAGCATCTGGATATCCTGGACGAATTTGCCCAGACCCTTGACCTGAGAAGAGATGTGGCAGGGTTGTATCGGCAGATTGTTCCTTTGAAAAAAGAGATCGCCAACCTAAAGGCCGGAAAGGAAAAGGCTGAAAAAGAACTGGAATTGCTCCAATTTCAGGTGGATGAGATTGAAACAGCCAGTATCCAGCCCGGAGAGGATGACGAACTGATTCAAAAACGTGGCCAGCTGCAGAATGCCGCGCAGATTTTTGAATCAGTAAACAGTGCAGTGCATAATTTATATGACCGGGAAGGCTCGGTGCTGGATCAGATTTCAGGCATGTCTGCCCGGTTTGGGCGGTTCTGCGATACCGATGAAAATCTGGGTGCCCTGGCCCGGCGCCTGGATGAAATATCCTATGAACTCCAGGACCTGGTGTCAGAGTTAAGATCCTTTGCCGCAGGTATCGATCTGGACCCCCAATCCCTGGACCAGGTGGACCGGCGTCTGGATCAGATCGTAAAACTTAAGCGGAAATATGGAGGCAGTATTGATACCATATTTGAGCAATATCGGAACATGTCAGAGCATTTGGCAGATATCCAGGGTCTTGAGGGGCGTATAGAACAGCTGGAACAGGAACAAAAGGGGCTGGTGGACCGGATTCGTCAAAAATCAAAGGCTCTGTCCATGCGGCGGCAGAACGAAGGCCTGGCCCTGGCCGGGCTGGCAAAAGCAGAGCTTGGTGCCCTTGACATGGGCCGAGCCAGTTTTGAGGTGGATTTTTCCACGGATCCAGGCGTTGACCCTGACGAGCTTGTAACTGCGGATAATGAAAAAATATTTGCCACAGGCATGGATCGGGTGCGGTTTTTGCTAACCCCAAATCCTGGAGAAGCCCCAAAGCCTTTGGCAAAAATAGCCTCGGGCGGGGAACTGTCCCGTATTGTCCTGGCGCTTAAAGCCGTGCTCTGTCGGGGTCAGTCCTTTGAGACCCTGATCTTTGATGAAGTGGATGCCGGTATTGGCGGTGCGACATCTGATAAGGTGGGGCTCAAACTTAAAGAACTGGGCAGGGTTCAACAGGTGATCTGCATTACCCATCTGGCCCAGATTGCCAGGTACGGCAACCATCAGTTCAGGATAACCAAACAGGTGTCCGGCGGCAGAACAGCTACCCGCATCACCTCCTTGACCTGTCAGGAAGACCGGGTAAAGGAGCTGGCCCGAATGATTGGCGGCAGCCGGATCACCGATGCTACCCTTGCCCATGCCAGGGAACTTCTTGATACGGCAGGCGAGTCTTGA